A single window of Rhodamnia argentea isolate NSW1041297 chromosome 5, ASM2092103v1, whole genome shotgun sequence DNA harbors:
- the LOC115726779 gene encoding uncharacterized protein LOC115726779 translates to MSIDPAVPVASFAWDVLKWVVVPIKRQFGYVISSKSYAQDLQEEVEKLAYEADMVHNDVEAARNNGREVYSHVTEWQAKAEKALKEAGDLLGDFEKENKTCCYGSLPEPCCRYQFSRKAKDKIEVIRRLTGEWSEFRDISFIDPAPGTPPRREGEHVVQLTTPVTASVFPALTSVKLRDDGVFKSRALMIRKIMDALADNSNSVVGVYGMGGVGKSTLLEDVKRILIEERSFDWVAKADVSINPNIETIQGEIAHGLKLTDIESTKNINVRAELLRHRLDKEGREKKKVLIILDNLWEKLDLKSVGIRCGHDNKAIGCKLLLTSRDQHLLQREMGCDREFPLRGLEKEEARALFERTVGDKVHDNEFKPWVEVALHRCAGVPFLIVAMAKRFKKAELFEWKDALRNMEKFNHEEINALIDGMLKWSYDKLKDEEKKLLRLCVVCGVSKPSLEYLVRYGFGLGIFRGVGSMEAAGDRLRTHIRALQASALLLDSEDVGGFKIHDLVRKFVALVSSRDHHPLLVLEDKVKSVTELPEDELESCEAMCFPNMKELPSELNCPKLRILLMSTNDASLHIPDSYFNSMRNLMVLNLARVRLTCSPSPFQLLANVHTLCFQNCSFEDVAILGNLKRLQILSIVNSKIQRLPKEIGQLVELRSLDLSDCPELEIIEPGVLQSLTNLEELYLKQSFHHWSAGEQTQPTNASLSELNHMKKLCTLHVSIPDPRVLPDDLYVEKLTKYEIRIGKEWRRWEEWRQWEEWEEWKDCNGSRTLELKLDPFRDVLRKECIKSILDKTNDLLLDQLDGSEQSICALSRKGFPELKHLQVKNSPSVCYILEWPSLPALETLLLKNLINLEKIYHNHISIESFSTLKEVRVDSCDKMEVLFPRSVVRQLSHLEKIKVRRCKLMRGIVEADDDRGKLEFPKLRVLELCDLPNIANFFSAGSSPSRSTSDDQVGTQIAFLNGEQVAFPSLATLTFRDLDNVGFMFSPSMVKSLAQPRNLTVGFCKKMEAIITEEEGLGVEISETLSFPMLTNLSLSYLGSLTRFSNSSQETQSPDHVKSRCSALFTQEVALPSLEKLCITGLDNIQMIWDNQVVVESFPKLKSLYVDECNKFVTVVPSFVLGQLKSLESLEAKACVSLEVVFELQPLIPLDGHPVALPLRELTISGLPKLKCVWDKELHRQVKFQRLRSVSVSKCNSLTSLFLASVTGDLIQLEELVIHECGIAELIEEEEELLVPGFEFPKLTSLRLEHPTKLKCLYNGTHTSHWPTLKTLKMDDRSKVGILASQTENEIPRHKQPLFLIEKGAFPNLEELELDLCERMEIWHGDFHDEEFLRKLRVLELRHLSKESATSTSRFIENLTNLEELVVRESYLEEPSSNVEAMEGPSQEQKVILPFSRQIKHPKALNVSDCDGLSSMFTSTTAENLVALTKLRISNCRILTEVISENGSKEEHEVAFHHLKCMELDGLIELKCFSSGGCALIFPILEDVIVNGCPNMKFFSEGPIEAPKLERVKVDRAGFWKENLNMTIQYMFKEMATVAKAEFVRLFEFPDLVGKWDNEHNPVNSSWQLETPVVDKCPSFINAVPSKLMLVLEEMTSLHVRDCKSLEQIFDLQGLEAMESTRVLPRLKNLNFINLPKLRQLWNKDLQGTMRFDALFSLTLYKCSNLRHAFTPSMAWCLANLYHMEIKECDRMEGVIEEEEGRGSTVEKISFPRLGRMTPKWLPNLTSFLLGKNHVLDCPKIEYPRIAHCSKMRSLTWQSSLDIDHSTPSLFTARVQFPGLARMALSHMDNLGKIWTDNPLETLTFDSLWEVKVKNCKSLENLFPHWVATSLTQLEKLRMESCRIEEIIANGDDNPHSNIAQVLFPKPTSLVLHEMPGLKTFCPNLPTLNWPFLKKLQVTHRDKCSWTQGNDQRDLLDQEAHSSFERDFPNLERLLLVHKDIEMIQDGKYLDDIFGKLKAITLACFHEENAVFPPRFVLERFLNLESLEVFCSSFEDIFPDEGFVDEERNSVLESLRELKLSKLHKLKRVWREDRLVSKILLSIYRLEVRDCPDLTVLFPAVTSFRNLMELVVKNSSGLVHLGTASAIASLVHLEKMTIIGCEKMKEVVANDENGEGKVISFEKLNILTLKNMPSLECFSSTTSCILRFSSFLFWIKVEECPKMKIFSKGTLSTPYLKRGTLFGYEWERNWEGMGDLNRAIQKLSS, encoded by the exons ATGTCGATCGATCCTGCCGTTCCTGTTGCATCTTTTGCGTGGGATGTCTTGAAGTGGGTGGTTGTTCCCATCAAGCGTCAATTCGGATACGTGAtctcctccaagagctacgcCCAGGATCTTCAGGAGGAAGTCGAGAAGCTGGCGTACGAGGCTGATATGGTCCACAATGACGTAGAAGCGGCCAGAAACAATGGCCGGGAGGTCTACAGTCATGTCACGGAGTGGCAGGCAAAGGCTGAGAAGGCCTTGAAGGAGGCGGGAGACCTGTTGGGCGACTTCGAAAAGGAGAACAAGACTTGTTGCTACGGGAGTCTTCCCGAACCCTGttgtcgctatcagttcagcaggaAGGCCAAGGACAAGATCGAGGTCATTCGGCGACTCACTGGAGAATGGAGTGAATTCAGGGACATCTCCTTCATCGATCCTGCTCCGGGGACTCCGCCCAGGAGAGAAGGCGAACATGTCGTCCAGTTGACCACCCCCGTGACGGCCTCTGTTTTTCCTGCCTTGACGTCGGTTAAGCTTAGGGATGATGGCGTCTTCAAATCCAGAGCTTTGATGATACGGAAAATCATGGACGCTCTTGCCGATAACAGCAATAGTGTGGTCGGGGTTTACGGGATGGGCGGGGtcggcaagtccacccttttggaGGATGTCAAAAGGATACTAATCGAAGAGAGGTCgtttgattgggtcgctaagGCTGACGTGTCAATAAATCCAAACATCGAGACgattcaaggagagattgcGCACGGCTTGAAACTTACTGACATAGAGAGCACAAAGAATATCAACGTGCGAGCGGAGCTTCTGCGCCACAGGTTGGATAAGGAggggagggagaagaagaaggtgctgaTAATACTGGACAACCTTTGGGAGAAGCTGGACTTGAAATCAGTCGGCATTCGTTGCGGACATGACAACAAAGCCATAGGATGCAAGTTGTTGTTGACGTCGAGAGATCAACATCTTTTGCAAAGGGAAATGGGCTGCGACAGGGAGTTCCCCCTTCGTGGGCTGGAGAAGGAAGAGGCAAGAGCTTTGTTTGAGAGAACGGTGGGAGACAAAGTTCACGATAACGAGTTCAAGCCCTGGGTGGAAGTAGCACTCCACAGATGTGCAGGTGTGCCTTTCCTAATTGTTGCAATGGCAAAACGTTTTAAAAAAGCCGAATTATTTGAATGGAAGGACGCTTTGAGAAACATGGAGAAGTTTAACCATGAAGAAATCAATGCTTTGATAGATGGCATGCTGAAATGGAGTTATGATAAATTAAAAGATGAGGAGAAGAAATTATTACGACTCTGTGTTGTCTGTGGCGTCTCGAAGCCTTCTCTTGAATACTTGGTGAGGTACGGCTTCGGTTTGGGGATATTTCGAGGAGTTGGAAGCATGGAAGCAGCTGGAGATAGGTTGCGCACACATATCCGCGCTCTTCAGGCCTCTGCCCTTTTGTTAGACAGCGAAGACGTTGGTGGTTTCAAGATCCATGACTTGGTTCGCAAGTTTGTTGCCTTGGTCTCTTCGAGAGATCATCACCCTCTTCTTGTGTTGGAAGATAAAGTTAAGTCAGTAACAGAATTGCCGGAGGATGAGCTCGAAAGCTGTGAGGCTATGTGCTTTCCCAACATGAAGGAGCTTCCGTCAGAATTAAATTGCCCCAAACTGCGCATCCTTTTGATGTCCACAAACGACGCTTCTCTTCATATCCCAGATTCATATTTCAACTCTATGAGAAATCTCATGGTCTTAAATCTTGCCAGAGTACGTCTCACTTGCTCCCCTTCGCCGTTTCAATTATTGGCAAACGTACACACCCTGTGTTTTCAGAATTGTTCATTTGAGGATGTGGCCATTCTTGGCAATCTAAAAAGGTTACAGATTCTCAGCATTGTGAACTCAAAAATTCAGCGATTGCCGAAAGAAATTGGGCAACTGGTAGAACTCAGGTCGTTAGACTTGAGCGATTGTCCAGAACTTGAGATTATTGAACCGGGTGTACTTCAAAGCTTGACCAACTTAGAGGAGTTGTACTTGAAGCAAAGCTTTCATCATTGGAGTGCAGGGGAGCAAACTCAACCAACTAATGCAAGTCTGAGTGAGTTGAATCACATGAAGAAGCTATGCACTCTGCATGTGTCCATTCCTGATCCGAGGGTGCTCCCAGACGATCTATACGTCGAGAAATTAACCAAGTATGAAATCCGAATAGGTAAAGAGTGGCGCCGGTGGGAAGAGTGGCGCCAGTGGGAGGAGTGGGAGGAGTGGAAGGATTGCAATGGATCGAGGACATTGGAGCTCAAGTTGGATCCATTCAGAGATGTTCTTCGAAAAGAGTGCATAAAAAGTATCTTGGACAAAACTAACGATCTGCTTTTGGACCAGTTGGATGGAAGCGAGCAAAGTATTTGTGCGTTATCTCGAAAAGGTTTTCCAGAATTAAAGCATCTACAGGTCAAGAATAGTCCCTCCGTCTGTTACATCCTCGAGTGGCCTTCCCTTCCTGCTTTGGAGACGTTACTTCTCAAGAATCTAATCAACTTGGAGAAGATATACCACAACCATATATCCATCGAGTCCTTCAGTACATTAAAAGAAGTACGAGTTGACAGTTGCGACAAGATGGAAGTTCTATTTCCTCGTTCAGTGGTGAGACAACTTTCACATTTAGAAAAGATCAAAGTTCGCAGATGCAAATTAATGCGGGGGATTGTAGAAGCTGATGATGATCGTGGTAAACTTGAGTTTCCTAAGTTGCGTGTATTGGAATTGTGTGACTTGCCAAATATCGCTAATTTTTTCTCCGCTGGGTCGTCTCCTTCGAGGAGTACATCAGACGACCAAGTGGGCACTCAAATTGCGTTCCTCAACGGAGaacag gttgcctttccaagtttggCGACATTAACATTCCGGGACTTGGACAACGTTGGGTTCATGTTTTCcccatccatggttaaatcCCTCGCACAACCGAGAAATCTAACTGTAGGgttttgcaagaagatggaggcaatcattacggaggaagaaggattggGAGTGGAAATATCAGAAACTCTGTCATTCCCGATGTTAACCAATTTATCCTTATCATATTTGGGAAGTTTAACGCGTTTCTCTAACA GTTCACAAGAAACTCAAAGTCCGGACCACGTCAAATCACGCTGCTCTGCACTCTTCACTCAAGAG GTTGCTTTGCCTAGCTTGGAGAAATTATGTATCACCGGCTTGGATAACATCCAGATGatatgggacaatcaagttGTTGTGGAATCTTTCCCCAAGCTAAAATCGCTTTATGTGGATGAATGCAATAAGTTTGTGACCGTTGTTCCTTCTTTCGTTCTGGGACAGCTCAAGAGCCTGGAAAGTTTGGAGGCAAAAGCATGTGTTTcacttgaagttgtttttgaacTTCAGCCACTAATTCCTCTAGATGGGCATCCTGTTGCTCTTCCGTTAAGAGAGCTAACAATATCGGGATTACCAAAGCTAAAGtgtgtatgggataaggaactcCACCGTCAAGTTAAATTCCAGCGTCTACGTTCTGTTAGCGTTTCCAAATGCAATAGCCTGACCTCTCTATTTCTAGCCTCGGTAACCGGAGATCTAATCCAACTTGAGgagttggtgatccatgaatgTGGCATTGCGGAACTCatcgaggaggaggaagaactaCTAGTTCCCGGGTTTGAATTCCCAAAGTTGACCTCCCTCCGGCTTGAGCATCCGACAAAGTTGAAGTGCCTCTATAATGGAACACACACATCCCATTGGCCAACATTGAAGACCTTGAAGATGGACGACCGTAGCAAAGTGGGGATACTTGCTTCCCAAACCGAGAATGAGATACCACGTCAtaaacaacctctcttcttAATAGAAAAG GGCGCATTCCCTAATCTTGAAgagttggaattggatttatGCGAACggatggagatatggcatggggATTTTCATGATGAAGAATTCTTACGCAAGCTTAGAGTTCTTGAGCTTCGTCATCTCTCGAAGGAATCTGCAACATCCACAAGTCGTTTTATTGAGAATTTAACCAACTTGGAAGAGCTAGTCGTACGTGAATCTTATCTAGAAGAGCCAAGCAGCAATGTGGAAGCCATGGAAGGCCCTAGTCAAGAGCAAAAAGTAATATTACCCTTTTCAAGACAAATTAAACATCCGAAGGCTCTAAATGTGTCAGattgtgatgggttatcaagTATGTTTACATCGACAACAGCTGAAAATTTGGTGgctctcacaaaattgaggataagtaattgTAGGATATTGACAGAAGTTATTAGTGAAAATGGAAGTAAGGAGGAGCATGAAGTGGCTTTCCATCATTTGAAGtgtatggagcttgatgggttgataGAGTTGAAATGTTTCAGCTCGGGTGGATGCGCTTTAATATTCCCtatcttggaagatgtcattgtgaatGGATGTCCCAATATGAAGTTCTTCTCCGAGGGGCCAATAGAGGCACCAAAGCTGGAGAGAGTAAAAGTAGATAGGGCGggattttggaaggaaaacctcaacatgaCCATCCAATatatgtttaaagaaatg GCTACGGTTGCTAAGGCTGAGTTTGTGCGGCTGTTTGAGTTCCCTGATCTCGTTGGAAAGTGGGACAACGAACATAATCCCGTCAATTCATCTTGGCAATTAGAAACCCCGGTGGTGGATAAGTGTCCATCATTTATTAACGCTGTGCCATCcaaattgatgcttgttttaGAGGAAATGACGAGCTTGCATGTGCGTGATTGCAAGTCTTTGGAACAAATATTCGATCTTCAAGGGCTTGAGGCTATGGAAAGCACTCGGGTGCTACCTCGCTTAAAGAATTTGAACTTCATCAATCTACCGAAGTTGAGGCAACTATGGAACAAAGATCTTCAAGGAACGATGCGCTTCGATGCTCTATTTTCTCTGACTctttataaatgcagcaacttgagacatgctttcactccatcaATGGCTTGGTGCCTTGCCAATCTATATCATatggaaataaaggagtgtgATCGGATGGAAGGAGTTatcgaagaggaagaagggcgaGGAAGCACAGTGGAGAAGATTTCATTCCCGAGGCTCGGTCGGATGACACCGAAATGGTTGCCCAATTTGACTAGTTTCCTATTGGGAAAGAATCATGTGCTGGATTGTCCCAAAATAGAATATCCGAGGATTGCCCACTGCTCcaaaatgagaagtttgactTGGCAGTCTTCATTGGATATTGACCATAGCACGCCTTCACTTTTCACTGCACGG gtacaatttcccGGGCTTGCGCGGATGGCTCTCTCTCACATGGACAATTTAGGCAAAATATGGACCGACAATCCTTTAGAAACTCTCACTTTTGACTCCCTTTGGGAAGTGAAAGTGAAAAACTGCAAGAGCCTTGAAAATCTATTTCCAcattgggtggctacaagtctaacCCAACTTGAGAAGCTTCGAATGGAATCTTGTAGGATCGAGGAAATAATCGCTAATGGAGATGACAATCCACACTCCAACATTGCTCAAGTTCTTTTTCCGAAACCGACCTCTTTGGTGTTACATGAAATGCCGGGACTCAAGACCTTCTGCCCTAACTTGCCCACTTTGAATTGGCCATTCTTGAAGAAATTGCAAGTGACTCACCGTGATAAATGTTCATGGACACAGGGAAATGATCAACGGGATCTTTTAGACCAAGAAGCACACTCTTCGTTTGAGAGG GACTTTCCAAACTTAGAGAGACTTTTATTAGTCCATAAAGACATTGAGATGATACAGGATGGAAAATATCTTGATGACATCTTTGGCAAGCTTAAAGCGATAACATTGGCATGCTTTCACGAGGAAAATGCCGTCTTTCCTCCCAGATTCGTCCTAGAGAGATTTCTGAATCTGGAAAGCCTCGAGGTCTTCTGCAGCTCCTTTGAAGATATATTCCCTGACGAAGGATTTGTTGACGAGGAAAGAAATTCGGTGCTTGAAAGTTTAAGAGAACTTAAGTTGAGCAAGCTACACAAGCTAAAGCGTGTGTGGAGGGAAGACCGTTTAGTGTCCAAAATTCTTCTGAGCATCTACAGACTTGAGGTCCGGGATTGTCCCGATTTGACGGTACTATTTCCAGCCGTGACATCCTTCCGGAATTTGATGGAGTTGGTGGTGAAGAATTCCTCCGGATTGGTACATCTAGGGACAGCTTCAGCGATCGCAAGTTTGGTGCATCTTGAGAAGATGACTATAATAGGatgtgaaaaaatgaaagaagtagtggcaaatgatgaaaatggagaaggaaaagtgatttcttttgagaaGCTTAATATATTGACACTCAAAAatatgccaagcctagaatgcttctcctccaccacaagttgcaTCTTGAGGTTTTCATCATTCTTGTTCTGGATtaaagtggaagagtgccccaaaatgaagatcttttctAAGGGTACGCTAAGCACGCCATACCTAAAACGGGGGACACTGTTTGGATACGAGTGGGAACGGAACTGGGAGGGGATGGGTGATCTGAATAGAGCCATACAAAAGTTGTCGtcataa